In Sphaerospermopsis torques-reginae ITEP-024, the genomic window GGGATTCTGCAAGTCGGAATTATCGCACAAAGACATTCGCGCATCTAGGATAGCAATGCAACACTGCAAATATCTGCCAAAATGCCATAAATATCAAACGTCAGTATTAGATAATAAATACAGCACTTTCTGGTGTTATGAGGTACACCACGGGGGCAGATGCCCACCCCACAAGAGTTTTATTATTAAAATTTGTACCTCATAGCAATGGAATCTGCTGTATGTTATCCCTAATGCCAAAAATATATAGAGATCCGATGACAATTGACAATTGACAATTATCAATTATCAATTATCAATTGTCCATACCAATGATGTACTGCTAACCACCCGACTGATAACAAACCTGCCAAACTCAAAGTTAAACCACTCAAGGGAATTAATAATGCAAATACAGGTAAAATTGCTCCAGCAATAGTACAAATAATGGCGGCTAAAGCAGCGTGACGATTTGCACCTAAACCATAGATGAAACCGAGTAAAATCAAGGATATGATCAACCAAGCTATTTCTGCATTCATTACTCGCCCCAGATAGGTTAAAGTTAATAAGCAAGCAAAGAAAATACCCGCAGCGATCGTCACATTTTTTAAACTCATGGGTAAGGACAAATATAAAAGCAATATCCACCACAAAAATAATCCTGGTGCTAACAGTAATAACCGGGGTATAATCCCAGTTTTTCCTATTGGTTTGGTGGCAGTAAATACACCAAAGGGATTTCTTACAGAAACATTATCATCAAATATCCAAGTAAATTGGGTACTGTCACCATCATTTTTAATTTCTTGAGGAACTATACCACTAGCAAAGTCGGCATTTCTAAAATTAGCAATTGTTGTGAGGCGAAATTGAGAAAGTAATTGATTAGTGGCATTATAAACCCAACGTGGTCCACCTTGTGCTTGATAGCTAACTTTAATTGTGGTTTCTTGTCCTGGTTCTAACTGAAAAGGAAAACCATAATCTCCAGGGTTTATTTGTTTTAATCTTGTTCCATCTCTTTCTACTTTATAACTAGAAAGTAAGGAATAACCGTAGGGTGGTAGTGCTTCAAAGAAAAAACTATTAACATCACTTAGTGAATTGACAATTTTATAATCAGCATTGTAATCTGTATTATAAATGGCACTGCGATTTTGTACGTTTACACTTTGGTCAATTTTAACTTGAATATTTGAACCTGCTAAGTTTAAATAGCGAGTAACTTTTTGTTTATCTGTCACCTTGACTATTTTGCCGTTAACTTGAGTAGTATAGCTATAAGGTTCTTCGACGATGTAACGCACTTGGGGCGCAATTTGTTCTAATTTATCACCTGCGACACTTTCCGCTACTTGTGCTACTTTTGCTTGTTCCCAGTGATGGTAACGGTTGCTTAAAGTAGAAGTGAGGAAAAATCCCGTAACTACTAAAATTAAAATTAGGGCTAAATGTTGTAGTCCTTTGAGAAGTTGGGAATAACGAATGGACCATTCCCCAAAGAAAACAGCTTGTTCGCTGGTGTTGCGTCTCAGAGAAAAACTGATGAGAGCGATCGCAACTCCCAAAGCTACAATTAAAAACACAAACAATAGTGAACCTTGAAGTAGTTGCGTACCAAACTTGATTAATTCATCAGGATGTGTTAAATCTGGTAATCCGGGAATACCTTGAGCAATAGGAGACATAGGTAAATATGTAGATGTTCAGATATTGAAACAACTTGACAGATATAATTTCCAAAAGTTTCTACAAAAATACTAGGAAAACATTGTTAATATTTTAGAAGTTAGGAGTCAGGAGTCAGGAGTCAGGAGTCAGGAGTCAGGAGTCAGGAGTCAGAACAATTTTAGATTTTAGATTGGAAATGGCAAAAACAATCCAAAATCCAAAATGTTATTACCAATTACCAATTACCAATTACCAATTACCAATTACCAATTACCAATTACCAATTACCAATTACCAATTACCAAAAAATATGAAATTACAACAAAAAGAGATAACATTAAAAGAAATAAATCCACAACAGCAAACACAAACTGAGCCACATTTAGGTTTAGTTTGCATTACTATTGATAAACAAGTGCGGTTTCGGACTATTACCCGGACACGTTATTTAAAACTTTCTCCTCAACAAAGAGAAGATACCCTAAAAGAACTTTATCAAAATAATTTGCGCTGCTTGGATGGGGCGTTAACTTTCTGTCAAAAGCAAAATATTCGGCTTTATCGCATGACTTCGGCTTTATTTCCCATGAGTGATATGGAAGATAAAATTGGCGCGAAGATATTAGAGGAAATGAGAGAGGATTTAGGTAAGATTGGACAAAGGGCAGAAAATTTAAACATCAGAATGGTGTTACATCCTGATCAATTTGTAGTCTTGAGTTCTGATTCTGATGAAGTCATAGAAAATAGTATCAAAATTTTAACAAACCACGCCTACACTTTAGATTTACTTGGTTTACCTCAGTCACCTTGGGCGTTAATGAATATTCATGGTGGTAAATCTCAACGTTCAGAAAAGTTGGTAAAAGTAATTTCTGAACTACCACCAGGTATCAAAAACCGCTTAACTTTAGAAAATGATGAATATGCTTATAATGCTCAGGAAATTTTAGAGGTATGTCAACAAGCTGGTATACCGATGGTTTTTGATGCACATCATCACATTTGCTATGAAAAGTTAGATTCTTATGATCATCCTAGTGTAGAGTCTGTGGTTTTGGCAGCGCGAGAAACTTGGAAAAATCCAGATTGGCAGTTAGTACATATTTCTAATGGGGAAACAGGTTTTAATGATAGAAAACACAGTGATTTAATTACAGCCATGCCTCAAGCTTACCACCAAGTACCCTGGATAGAAGTAGAAGCCAAACACAAAGAAAAAGCGATCGCTCATTTGCGGGATTGGTGGTTAATTCATAAGAATTAACGTTATATTAACTTTACTTAATTACTTGATCAATAATAAATTGAGAAATGGCGATCGCAATTGATTTTGGTACTAGCAATACAGTTATTACTCGCTGGAATCCTGTAACCCAGCAACCGGAAACTTTGACTTTACCGGGTTTATCCCTGCAACAAAGTCTCAATCCCCCACTGATTCCCAGTTTAGTATATGTAGAAGCAGCGAGTGAAAGTAAAGTTTTAGTAGGCCAGCAAGTGCGCGATCGCGGTTTGGATCTCAAAGGTGATAACCGATTTTTCCGTAGTTTTAAACGGGGTATTGGCGCAGATATTCAGGGTTTTTTACCAGAAATAGATGGAGAAATCGTCACCTTTGAAAAAATAGGTAAATGGTTTTTAACTAAGGTAATCGAAGAATTAACACTAATAGAAGGTGGTTTAGATTCTTTGGTTTTAACAGTACCTGTAGACAGTTTTGAAGCTTATCGTCACTGGTTAGGCAAAGTTTTTCAAGCACTTCCAGTAGAACAAGTTAGGATGTTAGATGAACCTACTGCCGCAGCTTTAGGTTATGGTTTAACAGCACAAGAAAATTTGTTAGTAATTGATTTTGGTGGTGGAACATTAGATTTATCCTTGGTACGTTTAGATCAACAGGCACAAACTAATAGTAAACCAGTAGGATTTTTATTAAAGTGGGGTAATAAATCCCTAGCGGAAGATTCCAAACAAAAGGTAAAAACAGCCCGTGTATTAGCAAAAGCGGGGCAAAATTTAGGTGGTACAGATATTGATAATTGGATAGTTGATTATTTTGTCAAAACTCAAGGATTACCTGTAAATTCTGTAATTACTCGGTTAGCAGAACGAGTAAAAATTCAATTATCTACCCAAAATAAAGCCAGTGAAGTTTATTTTAATGATGAAACTTTTGAAAGTTATGAATTGGATCTTGACCGTCAAACTTTAGAAAATATCCTCAAAGATAATGGATTTTTTGATAAGTTACATGATACCATGATGACCTTGTTACAACAAGCCCGTCGTCAAGGTATAGAACTAGATGATATTCATGCAGTTTTGTTAGTGGGTGGAACTGTACAATTACCTGTAGTAAACACATGGGTACAACAATATTTTGAACCAGAAAAAATCCGTTATCAAAAACCTTTTGAAGCGATCGCTCAAGGTGCATTACAAATTACCCAAGGGTTAGAAATTAAAGATTTTCTGTATCATAGCTATGGAGTGCGGTACTGGGATAGACGTAACCAGCGTCATAGTTGGCAACCAATAATTAAAGCAGGCCAAGCTTACCCCATGAGTCAACCAGTAGAATTAGTTTTAGGTGCTTCTAGGGAAAATCAGCCGAGTATTGAGTTAATTTTAGGAGAATTAGGAGCAGAAACCGGAGGTATAGAAGTTTATTTTGATGGCGATCGCTTAGTAACTCGCAAACTTGAGTCTGTGACAACTACAGTTAAACCGCTGAATGATACAGAAGAAGCCAGAAAAATTGCTCGACTGACACCCCCTGGTTTTCCAGGGAGCGATCGCATTAAAGTCATGTTTCAAGTTGATGAACAACGTTTTTTAAGAATTACCGTTGAGGACATATTAACAAATAATACCTTAGTAGAAAATCAACTTGTGGCACAATTGAGTTAAGGAGTCAGGAGTTAGGAGTCAGGAGTCAGGAGTTCAAGGAGTCAGGAAGAACAGATTTCAATACTTTTCGTCAAACTAATAACAACGAAATCACGTAGGTTGGGTTGAGGAACGAAACCCAACGTTTACAAGGGTTTGTTGGGGTTCACTTTATTCAACCCAACCTACAAAAATCCTATTCCCTGTTCCCTGTTCCCTGTTCCCTGTTCCCTGTTCCCTATTCCCTATTTTTTCAAGCCTTGCTACTGACAATTACCTGTAAACTAC contains:
- a CDS encoding UbiA family prenyltransferase — protein: MSPIAQGIPGLPDLTHPDELIKFGTQLLQGSLLFVFLIVALGVAIALISFSLRRNTSEQAVFFGEWSIRYSQLLKGLQHLALILILVVTGFFLTSTLSNRYHHWEQAKVAQVAESVAGDKLEQIAPQVRYIVEEPYSYTTQVNGKIVKVTDKQKVTRYLNLAGSNIQVKIDQSVNVQNRSAIYNTDYNADYKIVNSLSDVNSFFFEALPPYGYSLLSSYKVERDGTRLKQINPGDYGFPFQLEPGQETTIKVSYQAQGGPRWVYNATNQLLSQFRLTTIANFRNADFASGIVPQEIKNDGDSTQFTWIFDDNVSVRNPFGVFTATKPIGKTGIIPRLLLLAPGLFLWWILLLYLSLPMSLKNVTIAAGIFFACLLTLTYLGRVMNAEIAWLIISLILLGFIYGLGANRHAALAAIICTIAGAILPVFALLIPLSGLTLSLAGLLSVGWLAVHHWYGQLIIDN
- a CDS encoding Hsp70 family protein yields the protein MAIAIDFGTSNTVITRWNPVTQQPETLTLPGLSLQQSLNPPLIPSLVYVEAASESKVLVGQQVRDRGLDLKGDNRFFRSFKRGIGADIQGFLPEIDGEIVTFEKIGKWFLTKVIEELTLIEGGLDSLVLTVPVDSFEAYRHWLGKVFQALPVEQVRMLDEPTAAALGYGLTAQENLLVIDFGGGTLDLSLVRLDQQAQTNSKPVGFLLKWGNKSLAEDSKQKVKTARVLAKAGQNLGGTDIDNWIVDYFVKTQGLPVNSVITRLAERVKIQLSTQNKASEVYFNDETFESYELDLDRQTLENILKDNGFFDKLHDTMMTLLQQARRQGIELDDIHAVLLVGGTVQLPVVNTWVQQYFEPEKIRYQKPFEAIAQGALQITQGLEIKDFLYHSYGVRYWDRRNQRHSWQPIIKAGQAYPMSQPVELVLGASRENQPSIELILGELGAETGGIEVYFDGDRLVTRKLESVTTTVKPLNDTEEARKIARLTPPGFPGSDRIKVMFQVDEQRFLRITVEDILTNNTLVENQLVAQLS
- the uvsE gene encoding UV DNA damage repair endonuclease UvsE, which produces MKLQQKEITLKEINPQQQTQTEPHLGLVCITIDKQVRFRTITRTRYLKLSPQQREDTLKELYQNNLRCLDGALTFCQKQNIRLYRMTSALFPMSDMEDKIGAKILEEMREDLGKIGQRAENLNIRMVLHPDQFVVLSSDSDEVIENSIKILTNHAYTLDLLGLPQSPWALMNIHGGKSQRSEKLVKVISELPPGIKNRLTLENDEYAYNAQEILEVCQQAGIPMVFDAHHHICYEKLDSYDHPSVESVVLAARETWKNPDWQLVHISNGETGFNDRKHSDLITAMPQAYHQVPWIEVEAKHKEKAIAHLRDWWLIHKN